From a single Pyxidicoccus xibeiensis genomic region:
- a CDS encoding phage tail protein has translation MDANGTRFHLLLGRDDWGRCTSESGGRPLSEAWSDPSGTGADVAWDAIRAEISLRAELFRFVAAPRDVPPKLEDRRGAARDRYGNFYWIGSDGLTVKVLSSGSRVTSTFWPLAPSEPSTPRPGGFGPVTPPATPALVPLGGLGITLHHYLVVGTLAPSAGLLVFDLHSGGPPVQHRWPASVPFAPWDMAATPDGGLVVLDRVNRRLWRLDAELRVVRLGGDSVLSAEVVEVFQPSAGGPQRRVPASTFPEPMTLDASTPLAVEDPVSVEVLPDGRVLVLDRGAVESRLLVYRDGQPEGTPVVLEVEGILQGSGAAFSYALVAHDMALVTGAKDVPDRVLVVGRDGNQVFAFDLHTAGNGTLTAVPQPDYLPLRLFGGKALIAWGSSAYYDFADTFVPLVAQRRPRYVPEATLLTPVLDGRSPDCVWHRLMLDASIPPGARVTVRSRSANERADLEAAPFIDEPALYKRGGGSEQPFVQAAKGEHRGTFEVLFQRAKGRYAQVELTLHGGGATTPRIHALRAWYPRFSYLAQYLPGLYRQDVESGSFLDRFLANTEGLLTSVEDRIAAAQVLFDARGAPPEALEWLSSWFGVALDPAWDEPRRRLFLRHTLDFFQWRGTPRGLRMALRVSLDECPDDSIFTEDSDPTRSRFRIVERFRSARTPFITPPEALETEGIHAVATATSTRWEPSQGRGQLLDRYRAALVAAGVTAVTESFPLREPADAKIAGVWRSFSMEALGFLPAATATDTPVWRDFLMRRYRSVTALNAAHITSLAGFTQAALPTALPADGPAQADWYHFETVVLPVRAAAHRFTVVLPVPSGSSAQEQRTRQEQALRVVAVEKPAHTVFDVKFYWAMFRVGEARLGVDTLIDLGSRAPELMPAMKLGREYLAESHLAPRPPQDAKDRQILGRDPLGRRETHGSDIQ, from the coding sequence ATGGACGCCAACGGGACACGCTTCCACCTGCTGCTCGGTCGCGACGACTGGGGCCGCTGCACGTCCGAGTCCGGCGGCCGGCCCCTGTCCGAGGCCTGGAGCGACCCGTCCGGCACCGGTGCCGACGTGGCCTGGGACGCCATCCGCGCGGAGATTTCCCTGCGCGCGGAGCTGTTCCGCTTCGTGGCCGCGCCTCGCGACGTGCCTCCGAAGCTCGAGGACCGGCGCGGCGCCGCGAGGGACCGGTACGGCAACTTCTACTGGATTGGCAGCGACGGGCTCACCGTGAAGGTGCTGTCCAGCGGCTCGCGCGTCACCAGCACCTTCTGGCCGCTGGCCCCCTCCGAGCCTTCCACTCCGCGCCCCGGAGGCTTCGGCCCCGTCACGCCGCCGGCCACGCCCGCGCTGGTGCCGCTCGGTGGCCTGGGCATCACGCTGCACCACTACCTCGTGGTGGGCACGCTGGCGCCGTCCGCCGGGCTGCTCGTGTTCGACCTGCACTCCGGTGGCCCGCCCGTCCAGCACCGGTGGCCCGCGAGCGTGCCCTTCGCGCCGTGGGACATGGCGGCCACTCCGGACGGCGGGCTGGTGGTGCTGGACCGGGTGAACCGCCGCCTGTGGCGCCTGGACGCGGAGCTGCGCGTGGTGCGGCTGGGCGGCGACTCCGTGCTGTCCGCGGAGGTGGTGGAGGTGTTCCAGCCCTCGGCGGGCGGCCCCCAGCGGCGCGTGCCCGCGTCCACCTTCCCGGAGCCGATGACGCTAGATGCCTCGACGCCGCTGGCGGTGGAGGACCCCGTCTCCGTGGAGGTGCTGCCGGACGGCCGCGTGCTGGTGCTGGACCGGGGCGCCGTCGAGAGCCGCCTGCTCGTGTACCGCGACGGGCAGCCCGAGGGGACGCCGGTGGTGCTGGAGGTGGAGGGCATCCTCCAGGGCTCCGGCGCGGCGTTCAGCTACGCGCTGGTGGCGCATGACATGGCCCTGGTGACGGGCGCGAAGGACGTGCCGGACCGGGTGCTGGTGGTCGGCCGCGACGGCAACCAGGTCTTCGCCTTCGACCTGCACACCGCCGGGAACGGCACCCTCACCGCCGTGCCCCAGCCGGACTACCTGCCCCTGCGCCTGTTCGGCGGCAAGGCGCTCATCGCCTGGGGCAGCAGCGCCTACTACGACTTCGCGGACACCTTCGTGCCCCTGGTGGCCCAGCGCCGGCCCCGCTACGTGCCCGAGGCCACCCTGCTCACGCCGGTGCTCGACGGCCGCTCGCCGGACTGCGTGTGGCACCGGCTGATGCTGGACGCGTCCATTCCTCCCGGCGCCCGCGTCACCGTGCGCAGCCGCTCGGCCAACGAGCGCGCGGACCTGGAGGCCGCGCCGTTCATCGACGAGCCCGCGCTGTACAAGCGCGGCGGCGGCTCCGAGCAGCCCTTCGTGCAGGCGGCGAAGGGTGAGCACCGCGGCACCTTCGAGGTCCTCTTCCAGCGCGCGAAGGGCCGCTACGCGCAGGTGGAGCTCACGCTGCACGGCGGCGGCGCCACCACGCCCCGCATCCATGCGCTGCGCGCGTGGTACCCGCGCTTCTCGTACCTGGCGCAGTACCTGCCCGGCCTCTACCGGCAGGACGTGGAGTCGGGGAGCTTCCTCGACAGGTTCCTCGCCAACACGGAGGGCCTGCTCACCTCCGTGGAGGACCGCATCGCCGCGGCCCAGGTGCTCTTCGACGCGCGCGGCGCTCCGCCCGAGGCGCTGGAGTGGCTGTCGTCCTGGTTCGGCGTGGCCCTGGACCCGGCCTGGGACGAGCCCCGGCGCCGCCTCTTCCTGCGCCACACGCTGGACTTCTTCCAGTGGCGGGGCACACCGCGAGGCCTGCGCATGGCGCTGCGCGTGTCGCTGGACGAGTGCCCGGACGACTCCATCTTCACCGAGGACTCGGACCCCACGCGCTCGCGCTTCCGCATCGTCGAGCGCTTCCGCTCCGCGCGCACGCCCTTCATCACCCCGCCGGAGGCCCTGGAGACGGAGGGCATCCATGCCGTGGCCACCGCCACCTCCACCCGCTGGGAGCCCTCCCAGGGCCGCGGGCAGCTGCTGGACCGGTACCGCGCGGCGCTGGTGGCGGCGGGCGTGACGGCGGTGACGGAGAGCTTCCCGCTGCGGGAGCCGGCCGACGCGAAGATTGCCGGCGTCTGGCGTTCCTTCTCCATGGAGGCGCTGGGCTTCCTGCCAGCGGCCACGGCGACCGACACGCCGGTGTGGCGCGACTTCCTGATGCGGAGGTACCGGAGCGTGACGGCGCTCAACGCGGCGCACATCACCTCGCTGGCGGGCTTCACGCAGGCCGCGCTCCCCACGGCGCTGCCCGCGGACGGCCCGGCGCAGGCGGACTGGTACCACTTCGAGACGGTGGTGCTGCCGGTGCGCGCCGCGGCCCACCGCTTCACGGTGGTGCTGCCGGTGCCGTCGGGAAGCTCGGCGCAGGAGCAGCGCACGCGGCAGGAGCAGGCCCTGCGGGTGGTGGCGGTGGAGAAGCCGGCCCACACCGTGTTCGACGTGAAGTTCTACTGGGCCATGTTCCGCGTCGGCGAAGCCCGCCTGGGCGTGGACACCCTGATTGACCTGGGCAGCCGTGCCCCCGAGCTGATGCCCGCCATGAAGCTCGGCCGGGAGTACCTGGCGGAAAGCCATCTGGCCCCGAGACCTCCACAGGATGCCAAGGACCGGCAAATCCTGGGGAGAGACCCGCTCGGGCGTCGTGAGACCCACGGGAGCGACATCCAATGA
- a CDS encoding baseplate J/gp47 family protein, whose product MPLTLPTIDDRKYQQLLDEALSRIPVHNPEWTNFNKADPGVTLLELFSFLTESLLYRANQIPERNRLKFLQLLGVPLQPASSARGLVAFRNERGGPPQSLTLTDGVEVRAGQVPFRTERGLDVLPVEAAFFYKRSVAPEERVKEYYQELYASFTATTPPPAPPDQLQFYETTPFSPRGTEPLDLNTQAIDRALWVALLLRPADRKLPDALKRAREELKGKVLTVGLAPAGDTGGRDLVPNGQARPEGSAVLQFQLPRLPPEGKLPESAAERNASWRTLATAEVPAEPTVVDVPLPSSVAELELWTNLDPLEAGTRDFPPALDDEELEARVITWVRINSSAPVSTKLLWAGINAAPVTQRERVTGELLPEGTGEPDQAAKLARAPVLPGSVKLTVIPINGTPETWEEIDDLMSAGPEVAAPDPRLPPGTPASTNTRVKVFKLDAEAGELRFGDGAHGARPPPGATLRVDYDQGVGRAGNVGPGTVTSGPALPPGLQVENPLPTWGGADAESVSTGEKHITRFLQHRDRLVTAQDFEAVTLRTPGVAVGRVEVLPAFHPALSPNEPGDAPGAVTVMAIPRFEPDPAETQGTDGFLDAIACWLAPRRLVTTEIFVRRPVYKPVWVTVGLEVVAGVSQAQVREAVKAALTAFLSPLPPEDTELLEQTVSLAGAPQAAVAQRGWPLRKAVVALELAAVASRVAGVALVRGVRLGLATGAQQEQVPLTGLQLPRLAGLAVAVGDPPSLDELRGTGPVATGAQRPFVSVPVVPEECR is encoded by the coding sequence GTGCCACTCACCCTGCCCACCATCGACGACCGGAAGTACCAGCAGCTGCTGGACGAGGCGCTGTCGCGCATCCCCGTCCACAACCCCGAGTGGACCAACTTCAACAAGGCCGACCCGGGCGTCACGCTGCTGGAGCTGTTCTCCTTCCTCACGGAGAGCCTCCTCTACCGCGCCAACCAGATTCCGGAGCGCAACCGGCTCAAGTTCCTCCAGCTGCTCGGCGTGCCGCTCCAGCCGGCGTCGTCCGCGCGCGGCCTCGTCGCCTTCCGCAACGAGCGCGGCGGCCCGCCCCAGTCCCTCACGCTCACCGACGGCGTGGAGGTGCGCGCCGGCCAGGTGCCCTTCCGCACCGAGCGCGGCCTGGATGTGCTGCCGGTGGAGGCCGCCTTCTTCTACAAGCGCAGCGTGGCACCCGAGGAGCGCGTCAAGGAGTACTACCAGGAGCTGTACGCGTCCTTCACCGCCACCACGCCCCCGCCCGCGCCGCCCGACCAGCTCCAGTTCTACGAGACGACGCCCTTCTCCCCGCGCGGCACCGAGCCGCTGGACTTGAACACGCAGGCCATCGACCGGGCGCTGTGGGTGGCGCTGCTGCTGCGGCCCGCGGACCGGAAGCTGCCGGACGCGCTGAAGCGCGCCCGCGAGGAGCTGAAGGGCAAGGTGCTCACCGTGGGCCTCGCGCCGGCCGGAGACACGGGCGGCCGGGACCTGGTGCCCAACGGGCAGGCGCGGCCGGAGGGCTCGGCGGTGCTGCAGTTCCAGCTGCCGAGGCTGCCTCCGGAGGGCAAGCTCCCGGAGAGCGCGGCGGAGCGCAACGCGAGCTGGCGCACCCTGGCCACCGCCGAGGTGCCCGCCGAGCCCACCGTGGTGGACGTCCCCCTGCCCTCCTCCGTGGCGGAGCTGGAGCTGTGGACGAACCTGGACCCGCTGGAGGCGGGCACCCGCGACTTCCCTCCCGCGCTGGACGACGAGGAGCTGGAGGCGCGCGTGATTACGTGGGTGCGCATCAACTCCTCCGCGCCCGTGTCCACGAAGCTCCTGTGGGCGGGCATCAACGCCGCGCCGGTGACGCAGCGCGAGCGCGTGACGGGCGAGCTGCTGCCCGAGGGCACCGGCGAGCCGGACCAGGCGGCGAAGCTGGCGCGCGCGCCCGTGCTGCCGGGCTCCGTGAAGCTGACCGTCATCCCCATCAACGGCACGCCCGAGACGTGGGAGGAGATCGACGACCTGATGAGCGCGGGCCCCGAGGTCGCCGCGCCCGACCCGCGCCTGCCGCCGGGCACGCCCGCGTCCACCAACACCCGCGTGAAGGTGTTCAAGCTGGACGCGGAGGCCGGTGAGCTGCGCTTCGGTGATGGCGCGCACGGCGCACGGCCTCCCCCCGGCGCCACCCTGCGCGTGGACTACGACCAGGGCGTGGGCCGCGCCGGCAACGTGGGCCCGGGCACGGTGACGAGCGGCCCCGCCCTTCCGCCGGGCCTCCAGGTGGAGAACCCGCTGCCCACGTGGGGCGGCGCGGACGCGGAGAGCGTCAGCACGGGCGAGAAGCACATCACCCGCTTCCTCCAGCACAGGGACAGGCTGGTGACGGCGCAGGACTTCGAGGCCGTCACCCTGCGCACGCCCGGCGTCGCGGTGGGCCGCGTGGAGGTGCTGCCCGCCTTCCACCCCGCCCTGTCACCCAACGAGCCCGGAGACGCGCCGGGCGCCGTGACGGTGATGGCCATTCCCCGCTTCGAGCCCGACCCCGCGGAGACGCAAGGCACGGACGGCTTCCTGGACGCCATCGCCTGCTGGCTGGCGCCCCGCCGGTTGGTGACGACGGAGATCTTCGTGCGCCGCCCCGTCTACAAGCCCGTCTGGGTGACGGTGGGCCTGGAGGTGGTGGCGGGCGTGTCCCAGGCGCAGGTGCGCGAGGCGGTGAAGGCCGCGCTCACCGCCTTCCTGTCCCCGCTGCCGCCCGAGGACACGGAGCTGCTGGAGCAGACGGTGTCGCTGGCGGGCGCGCCGCAGGCCGCGGTGGCGCAGCGGGGCTGGCCGCTGCGCAAGGCGGTGGTGGCGCTGGAGCTGGCGGCGGTGGCCAGCCGCGTGGCCGGCGTGGCGCTGGTGCGCGGCGTGCGGCTGGGCCTGGCGACGGGCGCGCAGCAGGAGCAGGTGCCGCTCACGGGCCTGCAGCTCCCCCGGCTGGCCGGCCTCGCCGTGGCCGTGGGGGACCCGCCGTCGCTGGACGAGCTGCGCGGCACCGGCCCCGTGGCCACCGGCGCGCAGCGCCCCTTCGTGTCCGTGCCCGTCGTCCCGGAGGAGTGCCGGTAG
- a CDS encoding GPW/gp25 family protein, whose product MDAGKLIGRGISFPPRVGPDGRVQWSEGERNVRENIQVILATEPPERLLLPEFGAGLARYLFEPNTVATRAQIADSISRALARWEPRIIVESVDVEADPQDDRAATATLTYKLVATGARERLSLSVTLAG is encoded by the coding sequence ATGGACGCCGGAAAGCTCATAGGCCGAGGCATCAGCTTCCCCCCGCGCGTGGGCCCTGACGGGCGCGTGCAGTGGTCCGAGGGGGAGCGCAACGTGCGCGAGAACATCCAGGTCATCCTGGCCACCGAGCCGCCGGAGCGCCTGCTGCTGCCGGAGTTCGGCGCCGGGCTGGCGCGCTACCTCTTCGAGCCGAACACCGTCGCAACGCGCGCGCAGATCGCCGACAGCATCAGCCGAGCCCTGGCCCGCTGGGAGCCGCGCATCATCGTGGAGTCCGTGGACGTGGAGGCCGACCCCCAGGATGACCGGGCCGCCACCGCAACCCTCACCTACAAGCTCGTCGCCACCGGGGCGCGCGAGCGGCTCAGCCTGAGCGTCACGCTCGCGGGGTAA
- a CDS encoding phage baseplate assembly protein V — protein MDGSAWDLVTGERASDGLGGRFYGLYPARVTDIKDPDSQGRVKVALPWAADAAGGGQYEAWARLATLMGGNNRGSWFVPDVEDEVLVGFEGGDARRPYVVGALWNGKDAPPESMDGAGKNAKKVLRSRNGVVITLDDTDGKETLTLETPGGQKVTLKDGPGAIEVQDSNGNSVKLESSGITVNASAKVTITASTAEISASMLTVNAGMSKFSGVVQADTVITNSVVSASYTPGAGNVW, from the coding sequence ATGGACGGCTCGGCGTGGGACCTGGTGACGGGTGAGCGCGCGTCCGACGGGCTGGGCGGGCGCTTCTATGGCCTGTACCCGGCGCGCGTCACCGACATCAAGGACCCGGACAGCCAGGGCCGGGTGAAGGTGGCGCTGCCCTGGGCGGCGGACGCGGCGGGCGGCGGACAGTACGAGGCGTGGGCGCGGCTGGCCACGCTGATGGGCGGCAACAACCGCGGCTCCTGGTTCGTGCCGGACGTGGAAGACGAGGTGCTGGTCGGCTTCGAGGGCGGCGATGCGCGACGGCCCTACGTGGTGGGCGCGCTGTGGAACGGCAAGGACGCCCCCCCGGAGAGCATGGACGGCGCGGGGAAGAACGCGAAGAAGGTGCTGCGCTCGCGCAACGGCGTGGTCATCACACTCGACGACACCGACGGCAAGGAGACGCTGACGCTGGAGACGCCCGGCGGCCAGAAGGTGACGCTCAAGGACGGGCCGGGCGCCATCGAGGTGCAGGACAGCAATGGCAACTCCGTGAAGCTGGAGTCCAGCGGCATCACCGTGAATGCCTCGGCGAAGGTGACCATCACCGCCAGCACCGCCGAGATTTCCGCCAGCATGCTCACCGTCAACGCGGGCATGTCGAAGTTCAGCGGCGTGGTGCAGGCGGACACGGTCATCACCAACAGCGTGGTCAGCGCCTCGTACACGCCGGGCGCGGGGAACGTGTGGTGA
- a CDS encoding phage late control D family protein produces MADGNGTDSRLRSARPTLRVDGVDQATLVGGLLELSIVETAQGLYRCEATFGNWGPKDGETGFLYFDRQLLDFGKPFEVRLGTTDVLFEGRITALEAGFQENAPPTLTVLADDRLQDLRMTRRTATYADVSDADVVKQIAGKHGLTPEVDMPGPKHKVLAQLNQSDLAFLRERCRAVDVELWVEGRTLKAKKRGARSSGEPVKLARGGQLQAFTVLADLAGQRSMVTVSGWSVQDKDTVKHEAGPSVLGAELGNDESGASLLSSKLAERKEAVVHTVPLNGQEAQARAEACFRQQARRFVVGQGTAQTDARLRVGTRVELTGLGPLFSGKYHLAEVKHLFDSARGLRTEFVAERAGLGRAS; encoded by the coding sequence ATGGCTGACGGCAACGGCACCGACTCCCGGCTTCGCAGCGCCCGTCCCACCCTGCGCGTGGACGGAGTGGACCAGGCCACGCTCGTCGGCGGCCTGCTGGAGCTGTCCATCGTCGAGACGGCCCAGGGGCTGTACCGGTGCGAGGCCACCTTCGGCAACTGGGGCCCCAAGGACGGAGAGACGGGCTTCCTCTACTTCGACCGGCAGTTGCTGGACTTCGGCAAGCCCTTCGAGGTGCGGCTGGGCACCACCGACGTGCTCTTCGAGGGCCGCATCACCGCGCTGGAAGCAGGCTTCCAGGAGAACGCGCCGCCCACGCTGACGGTGCTGGCGGATGACCGGCTCCAGGACCTGCGGATGACGCGGCGGACGGCCACGTACGCGGACGTGAGCGACGCGGACGTGGTGAAGCAGATTGCAGGCAAGCACGGGCTGACGCCCGAGGTGGACATGCCGGGCCCCAAGCACAAGGTGCTGGCCCAGCTCAACCAGAGCGACCTGGCCTTCCTGCGCGAGCGCTGCCGCGCGGTGGACGTGGAGCTGTGGGTGGAGGGCCGCACGCTGAAGGCGAAGAAGCGCGGCGCCCGCTCCAGCGGCGAGCCGGTGAAGCTGGCGCGCGGCGGCCAGCTGCAGGCCTTCACGGTGCTGGCGGACCTGGCGGGCCAGCGCTCCATGGTGACGGTGAGCGGCTGGAGCGTGCAGGACAAGGACACGGTGAAGCACGAGGCGGGCCCGTCCGTGCTGGGCGCGGAGCTGGGCAACGACGAGAGCGGCGCCAGCCTGCTGTCCTCCAAGCTGGCCGAGCGCAAGGAGGCGGTGGTCCACACGGTGCCACTCAACGGACAGGAGGCGCAGGCGCGCGCGGAGGCGTGCTTCCGCCAGCAGGCACGGCGCTTCGTGGTGGGCCAGGGCACGGCGCAGACGGACGCGCGGCTGCGGGTGGGCACCCGGGTGGAGCTGACGGGGCTGGGGCCGCTGTTCAGCGGCAAGTACCACCTGGCGGAGGTGAAGCACCTGTTCGACTCCGCGCGCGGCCTGCGCACGGAGTTCGTGGCCGAGCGCGCGGGACTGGGGAGGGCTTCGTGA
- a CDS encoding CIS tube protein: MADDVAPLAKAKLIQLDASFTNPLSGGATADVQFNPETLKVSFANQVQQPSGGGGNGGGGGGGRSGDQRGQPAQQFVGAGTTKLAVQLWFDVTGQPEGKSGAVDDVRKLTGKVAFFMKPEKKPGSETEYLPPGVRFLWGSFKFDGIMESMEESLELFSSEGLPLRASVSFTLTQQKIDKYTFEPTKAPPASPARSPSGKPPGEAPMTPTPSGMSLQQLAAAVGKAGNWQAIAAANGIENPRQLAPGQLVDLQAGLKFGVKR, translated from the coding sequence ATGGCCGATGATGTCGCGCCGCTCGCCAAGGCAAAGCTCATCCAGCTGGATGCAAGCTTCACGAATCCCCTCAGCGGTGGAGCCACCGCCGACGTGCAGTTCAACCCGGAGACGCTGAAGGTCTCCTTCGCCAACCAGGTGCAGCAGCCCTCCGGTGGAGGTGGGAACGGCGGTGGAGGCGGAGGCGGTCGCAGCGGAGACCAGCGTGGCCAGCCGGCGCAGCAGTTCGTGGGCGCCGGCACCACCAAGCTGGCCGTGCAGCTCTGGTTCGACGTGACGGGCCAGCCGGAGGGCAAGTCCGGCGCCGTGGACGACGTGCGCAAGCTCACGGGGAAGGTCGCCTTCTTCATGAAGCCGGAGAAGAAACCGGGGTCGGAGACGGAGTACCTCCCGCCCGGGGTGCGCTTCCTGTGGGGCAGCTTCAAGTTCGACGGAATCATGGAGTCGATGGAGGAGTCGCTGGAGCTGTTCTCCTCCGAGGGCCTGCCCCTGCGCGCCAGCGTGTCCTTCACCCTGACGCAGCAGAAAATCGACAAGTACACCTTCGAGCCGACGAAGGCGCCGCCGGCCTCTCCGGCGCGCAGCCCCAGCGGCAAGCCGCCGGGTGAGGCGCCGATGACGCCTACGCCCTCCGGCATGTCGCTGCAGCAACTGGCCGCCGCCGTGGGCAAGGCCGGGAACTGGCAGGCCATCGCGGCGGCGAACGGCATCGAGAACCCGCGGCAGCTGGCGCCCGGGCAGTTGGTGGATCTGCAGGCCGGGCTCAAGTTCGGAGTGAAGCGGTAG
- a CDS encoding phage tail protein yields the protein MSDPKEELVVAPFTAFNFAVEIDIPGVGPKACEAAFAECDGLEMTMDVKTIREGGNNARQIRLAGALSYGQLTLKRGMTANDDLWFWFELMQTRPRMRASAQVVVFAPDRERTERARFVLSRCLPVKLKAPPLNAKDGMVAIEELQLAYESLTRKPVSGGA from the coding sequence ATGTCCGACCCCAAGGAAGAGCTGGTCGTCGCGCCCTTCACTGCCTTCAACTTCGCGGTGGAGATCGACATCCCCGGCGTCGGCCCCAAGGCCTGCGAGGCCGCCTTCGCCGAGTGCGACGGGCTGGAGATGACGATGGACGTGAAGACCATCCGCGAGGGTGGCAACAACGCCCGGCAGATAAGGCTGGCGGGCGCGCTGAGCTACGGCCAGCTCACGCTCAAGCGCGGCATGACGGCCAACGACGACCTCTGGTTCTGGTTCGAGCTGATGCAGACGCGCCCCCGCATGCGGGCCAGCGCGCAGGTGGTGGTGTTCGCGCCCGACCGCGAGCGCACCGAGCGCGCCCGCTTCGTCCTGTCGCGGTGCCTGCCGGTGAAGCTGAAGGCGCCGCCGCTCAACGCCAAGGACGGCATGGTGGCCATCGAGGAGCTGCAGCTCGCCTACGAGTCCCTCACCCGCAAGCCCGTGTCCGGAGGCGCCTGA
- a CDS encoding phage tail protein, which yields MAVFRDRPYVQFNFLVDLGTGTTDGPDAGFQEISNIGMEVTVAEYRNGNEKENSVRKITGLNKATDVTMKRGVIGSLSLYNWLNQLRNGDANALRTVTIQLQNEDHTAVVQTWKLLRARIIKHISGPMNAKGTDVAMEELTIAYERLEME from the coding sequence ATGGCTGTCTTTCGTGATCGCCCCTATGTGCAGTTCAACTTCCTGGTCGACCTGGGCACCGGCACCACCGACGGACCGGACGCGGGCTTCCAGGAAATCTCCAACATCGGCATGGAGGTCACCGTCGCGGAGTACCGCAACGGCAACGAGAAGGAGAACAGCGTCCGCAAGATTACCGGCCTGAACAAGGCGACGGACGTGACGATGAAGCGCGGCGTGATTGGCTCGCTCAGCCTCTACAACTGGCTGAACCAGCTGCGCAACGGCGACGCCAACGCCCTGCGCACCGTCACCATCCAGCTCCAGAACGAGGACCACACGGCGGTGGTGCAGACGTGGAAGCTCTTGCGCGCGCGCATCATCAAGCACATCAGCGGCCCCATGAACGCCAAGGGCACCGACGTGGCGATGGAAGAGCTCACCATCGCGTACGAGCGGCTGGAGATGGAGTGA